The Gossypium arboreum isolate Shixiya-1 chromosome 6, ASM2569848v2, whole genome shotgun sequence DNA window GTTGTTCTGGTCAGAAGCGGCTCGAAAGGCAAGGCAAACATTTCTTATCCTTTTAGCACCAATACTGGAACTACTTCCCATGAACTGATTCAAATGGATTCCCATTTTGTTGTAATCCGAGAACTCTCTATCCATCCTGTTACCATATACATTACCAAATTCATaaatagactcaacaaggaaAAAGTAAAACAATGAACAAAAGAGAATAAATCATTACAGTAATGATCTGAGGTTCCGTAATAGCTTCTCGGATTCATGGAAGTAAATGTTGACAACTTCAGATACGAAGTTTGGGGAAGTTTCGTCTTGAAGCTGTTGAAGTTGCAAGAATTGCTCGTCTAATATCCCCTaatgaacataaaaaaaaaaaaaaaaaaagaaacaccaTTATCATGAGCTTTGTAATActaaaaactaaaccaaaccaGCAATCAACTATGTCTAAGAACACACCTGGTGGAAGAGGAAGGAGAGCAAACGATTCATGTCGGCTCGCAACCGATCGGCAGCCAACCCCAACATCCACAATGGCAGACCCGTTTTGGCTAGTGGTATAAGTTGACCCAAAAACGAAAATGGATTTGTTTTTTTCTCTCTCTAAGTCTCTTTTTGTTGGTTGGTTTCACTCTTTTCAGgggtttgggttttttttttttttttttttccagtgGAAATTTCTTCGCACTTGAAAGCCTTAAGTTCAACAGCTATTTATAGTGTGGGAGATTAGCTAGCTTGGCTGGACCCAAGCTTCAACTCccaaaactataaaatattagTAAAAGAATAATATTCCTAAAAAGGGTTAAATTGGTctaaatttcaaattattataattatgggTATTATATAATTTAGGCAATTTTATAGTttcttataaataaatttgaatcATAATTGTTAGAACTGACTAGGATATCAATCCAGGCAAATAGTTAAACtgatttttaattgatttttgagCAAACCACTTGAAATTGGTTAAACCGATGGCTAAActaattttctctatttttaaatattttttctaaatattttaataatttttagttaaaattgTATTGATTAGTCGAACCGAGAACTGGTACTGATGGTCTGACTAATTTGATCACTAGTCGATTTTAAAAATCTTGGTGTGAACCTACTACATTAATAGTTTGAATCtaacatattaaaaaaaatactCTTAAATTTTATTGAAACTATATGTGTGAATATGTGTTTAACACGTTAGGTATTTGTTCATGTGATAAGTACattcatatttataatttaatccacaTATTTTGAAAATACTTCAAGTCATATTCAAATTGGCATTTATTGCCTATATTGACGGATAAATTGATGAAAGTACATAATTGATGCAATATCAatacttttataatttaatttaaacattttgaACTTTAAGAACTAATTTAAAATCTGAATGATAATTTAAAGACGTATAGTGCAATTAACCCATAAAAATATTTAGTCATCGATACCCTCCTATATGTGTTACTTATGTGAAAATGTAAATAACAAGAAATGTTATCCATCCACCAAAAgtattgattaaaatatattttcttaataATTTCACCGGTCATGTTGTTTATGATTAGAACTACTCAATCCCTCTCCAACCCATAAATCAGAGGCTAATGTACTTTAGCACATGTTAAAAACTGACCTAAATACGTCAACATAAAATACACGTGACAtactatatattattatttaattatttaatttactctTTGACATAacgtataaaaaatattttatttatttttaacaaaaaactaaaatataatctaacttttaatacaaatatttgattcagttttaaaaataatagaaggTGAAATATAATTACCGACATGGAGGAGGAATGTTAAggcaaagaaaaaaataaaaggtgTGAGCTACTGGCAACGTTCACGTGCACTGTTGCTTGTGTCGCCATGCTATGGCAAATGCGGCGTTCCCATCTCTGACGCCCTCGCCCACGCCCAGGGCTTGGCCGACAATTGCCTGCATTTACTTCGCCACCTTTTAACACATACTACAgaaataaattaaacaaaataaccaaacatgaaccctaacttttTTCACCTACACCCACataaatttatttacttttttcaCACATGCTGCCAAAACAAACACACACCCAC harbors:
- the LOC108485994 gene encoding pseudo histidine-containing phosphotransfer protein 6-like; this encodes MLGLAADRLRADMNRLLSFLFHQGILDEQFLQLQQLQDETSPNFVSEVVNIYFHESEKLLRNLRSLLMDREFSDYNKMGIHLNQFMGSSSSIGAKRIRNVCLAFRAASDQNNRAGCLSALEVLEHEYCFLKNKLHELFQIQQQRVLAAGVRYPMQH